The DNA window TTGCGTGCGCCCGACACCTTGCCATCCTCGAATTCGAGATCGACAGCTCCGGTCAGCATTAAACCACCGTCACCAGCGACTTTTCCTAACCGAAGGCGCGCAAAGAGGGGGTCCCCTGCTGCCGTCATTTGGTCATAATATCGTTGCGGATAGCCGTCGCGAAGATAGTCTGGAACGCCCGATTCGGGCCAAAGAAGCAAACGTTTTCCAACGTCGCGTTGCTTAACTGAAAGCGACGCTGATCGCAGAAAATGCCCTTCAAATTGCGCGGGATCGTCGAGCACTTCTTGCCGTACATCCGGCTGAATCAGGGTAAAAGCGAGGGTGCCTTCCTCGCGTTCCGGAGCGGGGAAATACATCGCTACGGCCATGGCCGCTGTCACACCAATCGTGGCCACAAAGCGGCGCGATTGGATCAACGCCAACAGACCGGCGGCAAGGCATACAACCAAGCCTGACAGCGCGTAAGTTCCAAGCCAAGGCAAAATAACCGCAGCACCGGGACGATCAAACGATCCCAGCAAAACAAGGCCCAGAGGGTCCCAAGCATAGCCGGTAAACACCCAACTGCGCAGCCACTCGGAAATTGTCCAACTGCCCGCAAACGCAAATGCGAACATTCCAAGCCTATCGCCAGACACTAACCATTTGGCCAACCAGCATGCCAATGCCGGGTAGACAGCAAGATAAAGCGACAACAGAGGTACAGCAAGCCAGCCCAAAGCCGCGGGCATTTCCGCTTGGTAGGTGAAGGCGGTGGCAATCCAATTGTTCGCCAGAGTGAAATGGGAAACCCCAAACAGCCAGCCAAGCAAAGCCGCCCGCTTGCGTGTTTCAGCCTGCAGAACCAGCCAGCCAAGCCCCGCCATCGCGAAAAGGGTCAATGGCCAAGCGGATAGCGGCGGAAAGCCAGTTGCAGCAAGCAAGCCCAACACCAGCGCAAAAAGGCGCGGCCAATCGGAAACGAATTCAAGCGCTTTTGCGAGGACAGTCATGTTCCGCCCCTCCGCGCCGGCGACCTAAACGGTCAAGCTTCAGCTAACCGCTTCAGCCGCATTATCGTCGCTGGCCGGCTTACGCCTGCGCGGCGCACGCTTGGGTTTTTCCGGCGCTTCTTCGGATAGAGCGCCAATTGATGGCGGAAGCGCCGCTGCATCAATCTCGCCACTGCCCGCATCCATTTTGGGTTTGGCAACTCTAGGCTTGCGAGGCCGCTTGACTTCGCGAGTTACGATTGCGTCGTCGCGCTGAGCTTCGTCCTTGGCTTGGCCTTCATTGCGATCACCACCCTCCGAGACACCTTCATCGCGCCTGCTTCGGCCACGTCCGCGGCCGTGTTGCTGCCGATCTTCACGGGGCCGATCTTCACGGGGCCGATCATTGGTATTGCGGTCATTGGGGCGCCGCTGGTTAGGCCGGCGATCTTCATTGTCGCCGCCTTCAGCATTGTCGCCATCATTATCACCGCGTTCGTCCTGACGCTTCGCACGCGATTCGTCCTGCCGCGCCTTATTATCGGCAATCACACGAAAATAATGATCGGCGAATTGCAGATAATATTCTGCCTGTACGCGATCATCATTATGCTGCGCGTCCTGTGCCAGCTTTTTATATTTATCGAGCATCTGCGCCGCATTTCCGCGCGCACGATTATCAATTCGGTTGGCCTGATTACCACCTGCTGGACCGCGATTGGTATTTGGACGACCGCGGCCACGGCGATTGCTGTTATTGTTACGATTGTTATTCAAGGAATTCTCTTCCCGGTAGCGACCATTGGCGGCGTGAAATATGCCGGCCTGGTCAAATGAGCCCTCGCCGCGATTGAATTATCGCGAACCGCGCTGCCCCATCTGCAATTTGCCTGTTCCGTTCGCCAAAGCACCCGTGTGCACGCGTATCGCAAATGTTGGAGCTAGACCGGGTTCGGAACGAAAACACTGCGAACCACTGATCTGAAGTAGGAGGTAACCACTGTTTGCGCCTTTGCCAAGCCTTTATCGCAACAATAGCGCGCGCGGCCTGTGGGCAAGATCGCGATGAAGCTCAGTCTGGAAACCGGATTGCTGCGCGATCCGGGCAACGGACACATCTTGCTGATAGCCGATCTCCAGCACCGCGACACCTTGCTGGGTGAGTAGGTTTCGCAATTGTGGGACCAGAATCCGGTAATCATCGAGCCCGTCTGGCCCGGCATAAAGCGCCTTTGCAGGCTCATAATCAGCGACCGATTTTTCGAGCGCGACTGTCGTTTCGACATAGGGCGGATTGGCAACAATCAGATCGAATCGGCCAAGCGCATCAGCCCAGCCATCTTCCGTCCAATCGGCATGGATCAAATGCGCGCGATCCGCCACACCTAGCTTGGCCGCATTGGCCGCCGCAACAGAGACTGCGGCAAGCGATTCATCGATCCCTATCCCGGTGGATTGTGGCAGTTCAGCCAGCAGAGTCAGCAGCAACACCCCTGACCCGGTCCCGAGATCAAGAATCCGGGCATCCGGCTGACAATTAGCCAAAGCGGTTTCGATGATGGTCTCGCTGTCGGGGCGCGGTATCAGTACATCGGGCGTGACTAAAAATTCGCGGCCGAAAAACTCCTGATGACCGAGGATATAGGCAACAGGCTCATAATTTGTACGGCGCTGCAGCAAATCGGCGAATTGCCGCGGGACTTCCAAGCCAGACCCGCTCAAGAGCATTTGAGAACGCGAAATGCCAAGCGCATGGGCCATCAACAATTCGGCATCGAGCCTCGCTGTGTCAGAGATATCGCCAAGCTGATTGGCCGCTTCGCGCAAGGTGGCGGCAACCGAATTCATGATTCTAGCGTGGCGAGCCGCTTAGCTTCGTCTTCAGCGATCAACGCGTCGATCAATTCGGGCAGACCTGATCCTTCGAGCACTTCGGTCAATTTGTGCAGCGTCAGACCAATCCGGTGGTCGGTCACGCGCCCTTGCGGGAAATTATACGTCCGGATACGTTCGCTGCGGTCGCCGCTGCCGACCATGGCCTTGCGCGCTTCCGCCTCGGCCCCGTGTGCCTCGGCGCGCTTCAAATCGTACAGCCGCGTGCGCAGGACCTGCATCGCCTTGTCTTTGTTCTTGTGCTGGCTGCGCTGATCCTGTTGGATTACAACCAGTCCGGTCGGCAAGTGAGTCAGGCGCACAGCGGAATCGGTGGTGTTGACGTGCTGACCGCCCGCTCCGCTGGCGCGGTAGATGTCGATTTTGAGATCATTTGCGTCGATATGAACATCGACCTCGTCCGGTTCCGGCAGGACCGCGACGGTCGCCGCCGAGGTGTGAATTCGCCCGCCACTTTCAGTGACCGGAACGCGCTGAACACGGTGGACACCACTTTCGAATTTCAGTTTGGCGAACACGCCGGTGCCCTGAATATTGGCGACAATTTCTTTGAAGCCGCCCACATCGGACGCACTCATGCTCACTGGCTCAACCTTCCAGCCCATTTCGCCAGCATATTTCTCGTACATCCGGTAGAGGTCGCCCGCGAACAAGGCCGCTTCGTCGCCGCCGGTGCCTGCGCGGATTTCGAGCATGGCAGGGCGGCTGTCGGCGCTGTCACGCGGCAGCATCGCGATGGACAGTGCGCGTTCTTTTTCGGGCAATGTCTGCCGTAATTGAGCCAGCTCTTCATCCGCCAGCGCCTTCATTTCAGGATCTTCGGTCATCACCGCAAGCTCAGCGATTTCAGCTCGGATCTCGCTGACTTCAATGGCGAGTTTCGCAACAGGTTCAAGCTCGGCATAATCGCGGCTGGCCTTGACGAACTCCTCCCCCTCCAAGGTACCCGAAGCCATCCGCGCCTCAAGTTCAGCGAAGCGATTTGTGATCTGGCGGAGGCGGTCAGCGGTGATGGTCATTTTGACAAAATCTCGGCGGCGAGGAGTATTTCAGTGACCTTGTAAACAATCCCTTCTTCTCCTCGGGCAGGGGCGTCTGACATTCCTTCACCGCCTAAAGACAATATCGCCCGCGGACTCGCATT is part of the Pontixanthobacter gangjinensis genome and encodes:
- the prfA gene encoding peptide chain release factor 1; the encoded protein is MTITADRLRQITNRFAELEARMASGTLEGEEFVKASRDYAELEPVAKLAIEVSEIRAEIAELAVMTEDPEMKALADEELAQLRQTLPEKERALSIAMLPRDSADSRPAMLEIRAGTGGDEAALFAGDLYRMYEKYAGEMGWKVEPVSMSASDVGGFKEIVANIQGTGVFAKLKFESGVHRVQRVPVTESGGRIHTSAATVAVLPEPDEVDVHIDANDLKIDIYRASGAGGQHVNTTDSAVRLTHLPTGLVVIQQDQRSQHKNKDKAMQVLRTRLYDLKRAEAHGAEAEARKAMVGSGDRSERIRTYNFPQGRVTDHRIGLTLHKLTEVLEGSGLPELIDALIAEDEAKRLATLES
- the lnt gene encoding apolipoprotein N-acyltransferase, which codes for MTVLAKALEFVSDWPRLFALVLGLLAATGFPPLSAWPLTLFAMAGLGWLVLQAETRKRAALLGWLFGVSHFTLANNWIATAFTYQAEMPAALGWLAVPLLSLYLAVYPALACWLAKWLVSGDRLGMFAFAFAGSWTISEWLRSWVFTGYAWDPLGLVLLGSFDRPGAAVILPWLGTYALSGLVVCLAAGLLALIQSRRFVATIGVTAAMAVAMYFPAPEREEGTLAFTLIQPDVRQEVLDDPAQFEGHFLRSASLSVKQRDVGKRLLLWPESGVPDYLRDGYPQRYYDQMTAAGDPLFARLRLGKVAGDGGLMLTGAVDLEFEDGKVSGARNAVTAINSNGRIVAGYDKAHLVPYGEYLALRWLLEPLGATRLVAGAIDFIPGPGPQTLELGEWGKAGVQICYEIIFSGQVVDAENRPDYIFNPSNDGWFGAWGPPQHLAQARMRAIEEGLPVLRSTTTGISAVIDANGVVRKYISKHEAARIDGIVPPAKEPTLFSRFGNILPLSWAILSIIASMVATRFRRS
- a CDS encoding DUF4167 domain-containing protein, which gives rise to MNNNRNNNSNRRGRGRPNTNRGPAGGNQANRIDNRARGNAAQMLDKYKKLAQDAQHNDDRVQAEYYLQFADHYFRVIADNKARQDESRAKRQDERGDNDGDNAEGGDNEDRRPNQRRPNDRNTNDRPREDRPREDRQQHGRGRGRSRRDEGVSEGGDRNEGQAKDEAQRDDAIVTREVKRPRKPRVAKPKMDAGSGEIDAAALPPSIGALSEEAPEKPKRAPRRRKPASDDNAAEAVS
- the prmC gene encoding peptide chain release factor N(5)-glutamine methyltransferase, which translates into the protein MNSVAATLREAANQLGDISDTARLDAELLMAHALGISRSQMLLSGSGLEVPRQFADLLQRRTNYEPVAYILGHQEFFGREFLVTPDVLIPRPDSETIIETALANCQPDARILDLGTGSGVLLLTLLAELPQSTGIGIDESLAAVSVAAANAAKLGVADRAHLIHADWTEDGWADALGRFDLIVANPPYVETTVALEKSVADYEPAKALYAGPDGLDDYRILVPQLRNLLTQQGVAVLEIGYQQDVSVARIAQQSGFQTELHRDLAHRPRALLLR